In Paenibacillus larvae subsp. larvae, the following proteins share a genomic window:
- a CDS encoding helix-turn-helix domain-containing protein translates to MPRPAAANKLGISQIHLRKLEDGSVNPSVLVLQRFCELYGKNPQELFPDIFRYTTSRQR, encoded by the coding sequence TTGCCTAGACCTGCGGCAGCGAATAAACTAGGCATCTCACAAATACACCTTAGAAAATTAGAAGATGGTTCCGTTAACCCAAGTGTTCTCGTTTTACAAAGATTTTGTGAACTTTATGGAAAGAACCCGCAAGAACTTTTTCCGGATATTTTTCGGTATACTACATCTCGACAAAGATAG
- a CDS encoding phage antirepressor KilAC domain-containing protein — MNQLQVFNFTGKDVRVIMKDGQPWWLAKDICSVLDHSDVSMAVKRLDEDEKLTQTLFVSGQNRNVWFVNEPGLYSLILTSRKPEAKQFKRWVTHEVLPAIRKTGMYATDELLDNPDFLIQAATKLKEEREARKLLESQIEQDRPKVIFAEALETSKSSILIGELAKLLKQNGINVGQNRLFNWLRAEGYLGRKGDYRNLPTQKSMELGLFEIKTRTIANPDGSTRITKTTKVTGKGQVYFVNKFKQGETA; from the coding sequence ATGAATCAATTACAAGTGTTTAACTTCACCGGAAAAGACGTTCGCGTGATTATGAAAGACGGACAGCCGTGGTGGTTAGCGAAAGATATTTGTTCGGTTCTCGATCACTCAGATGTATCCATGGCAGTTAAGAGGTTGGATGAGGACGAAAAGCTGACCCAAACATTGTTTGTATCAGGTCAGAATCGGAATGTTTGGTTTGTAAATGAGCCCGGATTGTATTCTCTCATCTTAACCAGCCGTAAACCCGAAGCAAAACAGTTTAAGCGCTGGGTTACACACGAAGTTCTCCCGGCTATCCGCAAAACAGGAATGTATGCGACTGACGAGCTACTGGACAATCCTGACTTTCTCATACAAGCGGCGACAAAGCTAAAGGAAGAAAGAGAAGCTAGAAAGTTGCTGGAATCGCAAATTGAACAGGATAGACCAAAGGTAATCTTTGCTGAAGCGCTTGAGACTTCAAAAAGTTCCATCCTTATAGGTGAACTTGCAAAACTACTTAAGCAAAACGGCATCAATGTAGGGCAGAACAGACTCTTCAATTGGCTCCGCGCAGAGGGATACCTGGGAAGGAAAGGAGATTACCGAAATCTTCCGACGCAAAAATCAATGGAACTTGGATTGTTTGAAATCAAAACTAGGACTATTGCTAATCCAGACGGAAGTACGAGGATAACCAAAACTACAAAAGTTACGGGTAAGGGGCAAGTTTACTTTGTAAATAAATTCAAACAAGGAGAAACAGCATGA
- a CDS encoding DUF7667 family protein, which translates to MSEIKIGIHPVHRRLAELCMKHSNLFALFENHSKSEFGELWQCLKQNADLVYKLDELKQLTFVAHLANDEEWKEELDEKIKQLEASFSK; encoded by the coding sequence ATGTCAGAAATTAAAATTGGCATACACCCCGTACACCGAAGGCTGGCTGAACTTTGTATGAAACATAGCAATCTATTCGCTCTGTTCGAAAATCACTCTAAGTCGGAGTTTGGAGAGTTATGGCAATGTTTAAAACAAAACGCTGATCTGGTTTATAAGTTAGATGAACTCAAACAACTCACTTTTGTAGCCCATCTTGCGAATGATGAAGAGTGGAAGGAAGAACTGGACGAAAAGATCAAACAATTGGAAGCGTCATTTTCGAAATAA